A genome region from Yoonia vestfoldensis includes the following:
- a CDS encoding FAD-binding domain-containing protein yields MFTPTRPAALRRLADFTPRAGRDYATLRNHDDMAHVSALSPYIRHRIITEEEVLRAVLTQHSPQAAEKFVQEVFWRGYWKGWLEQRPALWADYRRDLGAALNAVQTQAGLRQRWQAACLGQTGIDGFDHWARQLVDTGYLHNHARMWFASIWIHTLDLPWVLGADFFLRHLLDGDPASNTLSWRWVGGIQTLGKAYLAQPDNIAKYTQGRFRPEGLAQVAATLPCPPHPDRGALPASGVIDPAKRSGLIITEEDLSPDWLLDQVTPVATAFVRTTAWRSPLQVAPMVTDFVAAAMRDCQDRYAGQLGQVSVISVDALPAWRRAAGLDQVVMAYPPVGPTADALRSVDALRMLRAYDLDAWPHATHGFFRFKDAIPKLLGRIKGLALL; encoded by the coding sequence ATGTTCACACCGACCCGCCCCGCGGCTCTGCGCCGCCTTGCCGATTTCACCCCCCGCGCCGGGCGCGATTATGCGACCCTGCGCAACCATGATGACATGGCCCATGTCTCGGCGCTGTCGCCCTATATCCGCCACCGGATCATCACCGAAGAAGAGGTTCTGCGCGCGGTGCTGACCCAGCACAGCCCGCAGGCGGCCGAGAAATTCGTGCAAGAGGTGTTCTGGCGCGGCTATTGGAAAGGCTGGCTGGAACAGCGCCCCGCGCTTTGGGCCGATTACCGCCGCGATCTGGGTGCCGCGCTGAATGCGGTCCAGACCCAGGCGGGCCTGCGCCAGCGCTGGCAAGCCGCCTGTCTGGGACAGACCGGCATCGACGGCTTTGACCATTGGGCGCGGCAATTGGTGGATACAGGCTATCTGCATAATCACGCGCGGATGTGGTTCGCCTCGATCTGGATCCATACGCTGGATTTGCCCTGGGTGCTGGGCGCGGATTTCTTTCTGCGCCATTTGCTGGATGGTGATCCTGCCTCTAACACGCTGTCATGGCGCTGGGTTGGCGGCATCCAGACGCTGGGCAAGGCCTATCTGGCGCAGCCCGACAATATCGCCAAATACACCCAGGGCCGGTTCCGCCCCGAAGGTTTGGCGCAGGTCGCGGCCACCCTGCCCTGCCCGCCGCATCCCGACCGCGGAGCGCTGCCTGCCAGCGGCGTCATCGATCCTGCCAAGCGCAGCGGATTGATCATCACCGAGGAGGATCTATCCCCCGATTGGCTGTTGGATCAGGTGACACCCGTGGCCACCGCCTTTGTGCGGACAACCGCATGGCGCAGCCCCTTGCAGGTGGCCCCGATGGTCACAGATTTCGTCGCAGCCGCGATGCGTGATTGTCAGGACCGATACGCAGGCCAGCTGGGCCAGGTCAGCGTGATCAGCGTCGATGCCCTGCCCGCATGGCGCAGGGCCGCAGGGCTGGACCAGGTCGTGATGGCCTATCCGCCCGTCGGCCCCACCGCCGATGCCCTGCGTTCGGTCGATGCGCTGCGCATGCTGCGCGCCTATGATCTGGATGCCTGGCCGCATGCCACCCACGGGTTTTTCCGCTTCAAGGATGCGATCCCCAAGCTGTTGGGCCGGATCAAGGGGCTGGCGCTGCTGTGA
- a CDS encoding TrkH family potassium uptake protein has translation MVAVLDSGAGAVQRCGMFDLRPVGYVIGLLIASLGVTMLVPLVADLLAGDPHWFVFFESAVVTILTGGLLALACANGVTAGLTLRQTFLLTSLVWLTLPLFGAIPFILGATGASLTDSFFEAMSALTTTGATTFTQLETLPSGLLLWRGLLQWLGGIGIIVVAMVFLPELRVGGMQIFRSEAFETMGKILPRAGEIAKQISVIYLVLTVACGLIYAALGMAPFDAFVHALTTVSTGGMATTDSSFGGYNAGIHYTAVVFMILAALPFVRYVQLLAGTAQPLWRDSQVRVFFGLLALLIILMTAWLWAREGAWTELAFREAMFNIVSIMSGTGYSSADYMMWGTFPVVAFFFIGLIGGCAGSTACSIKVFRYQILFAAIKSQIRQIHSPHGVFAPRFEGRPIGDDVMNSVIAFFVAFVSLLGVITVLLGLTGLDFITSLSGAATAIANIGPGLGPEIGPAGNYAGINDPAKWILAVAMFVGRLEVMVVLTILSVRFWRN, from the coding sequence ATGGTCGCCGTTCTTGACAGCGGCGCAGGCGCGGTCCAACGCTGCGGCATGTTTGATCTGCGCCCTGTCGGATATGTGATCGGCCTGTTGATTGCCTCGCTTGGGGTGACAATGCTGGTGCCGCTTGTGGCCGACCTGCTGGCGGGCGATCCGCATTGGTTTGTCTTTTTCGAAAGCGCGGTGGTCACGATCCTGACGGGGGGGCTGCTGGCGCTGGCCTGTGCCAATGGGGTGACGGCGGGGCTGACGCTGCGGCAGACTTTCCTTTTGACCTCGCTGGTCTGGCTGACCTTGCCATTGTTCGGCGCGATCCCGTTCATTCTGGGCGCGACCGGGGCATCGCTGACGGATTCCTTTTTCGAGGCCATGTCGGCGCTGACAACCACCGGGGCCACGACCTTTACCCAGCTGGAAACTTTGCCTTCTGGCTTATTGTTGTGGCGCGGGCTGCTGCAATGGCTGGGCGGTATCGGGATCATCGTCGTGGCAATGGTGTTCCTGCCCGAACTGCGGGTCGGGGGTATGCAGATTTTCAGATCAGAAGCGTTTGAAACAATGGGAAAAATCCTGCCCCGTGCAGGTGAGATCGCAAAGCAGATCTCGGTGATCTATCTGGTGCTGACGGTGGCTTGCGGTTTGATCTATGCAGCTTTGGGCATGGCGCCATTCGATGCTTTCGTGCATGCGCTGACCACTGTGTCGACGGGGGGGATGGCCACGACGGACAGTTCCTTTGGCGGGTACAATGCCGGGATCCATTACACGGCTGTCGTCTTCATGATCCTCGCAGCACTGCCTTTCGTGCGTTATGTCCAGCTGCTGGCCGGCACCGCACAGCCCTTGTGGCGTGACAGCCAGGTCAGGGTTTTCTTTGGCCTGCTGGCCCTGCTGATCATCTTGATGACAGCCTGGCTTTGGGCGCGCGAAGGGGCCTGGACCGAATTGGCCTTTCGCGAGGCGATGTTCAACATCGTCTCGATCATGTCGGGCACGGGCTATTCCAGCGCTGATTACATGATGTGGGGCACGTTTCCGGTGGTGGCGTTTTTCTTTATCGGTCTCATCGGCGGCTGTGCCGGGTCCACCGCCTGTTCTATCAAAGTGTTCCGCTACCAGATCCTGTTTGCCGCGATCAAAAGCCAGATCCGCCAGATCCACAGCCCGCATGGCGTCTTTGCGCCGCGCTTTGAAGGCCGCCCCATCGGCGATGACGTGATGAATTCGGTCATCGCCTTTTTCGTGGCCTTCGTGTCGCTGCTGGGGGTGATCACCGTGCTTTTGGGGCTGACCGGCCTTGATTTCATCACCTCGCTTTCGGGGGCGGCGACGGCGATCGCCAATATCGGCCCCGGTCTGGGGCCAGAGATCGGCCCGGCGGGCAATTACGCCGGCATCAATGATCCCGCGAAATGGATCTTGGCGGTGGCGATGTTCGTGGGCCGGCTTGAAGTGATGGTCGTGCTGACCATTCTGTCGGTCCGGTTCTGGCGCAATTGA
- a CDS encoding glycine--tRNA ligase subunit alpha: MSDKPRSFQEIILRLQSYWAAKGCAILQPYDMEVGAGTFHPGTTLRSLGAKPWAAAYVQPSRRPTDGRYGENPNRLQHYYQYQVLIKPSPPDLQDLYLGSLAAIGIDAHLHDIRFVEDDWESPTLGAWGLGWEVWCDGMEVSQFTYFQQVGGHDCRPVSGELTYGLERLAMYVLGVDHVMDMPFNDPDAPIPLTYGDIFRQTEQEYARWNFDVADTDMLLQHFKDAEAECHRILATPAHDPKKDMPIIMAHPAYDQCIKASHLFNLLDARGVISVTERQAYIGRVRALAKACADAFVQTDAAGASA; encoded by the coding sequence ATGTCCGACAAACCGCGCAGTTTTCAGGAAATCATCCTGCGGCTTCAGTCCTATTGGGCGGCCAAGGGCTGTGCGATCCTGCAACCCTATGACATGGAGGTCGGGGCTGGCACCTTTCACCCCGGCACGACCCTGCGGTCCTTGGGGGCAAAGCCTTGGGCTGCGGCCTATGTCCAGCCCTCGCGCCGTCCGACCGACGGGCGCTATGGTGAAAACCCCAACCGCTTGCAGCATTATTACCAATATCAGGTGCTGATCAAACCCAGCCCGCCCGATCTGCAAGATCTCTATCTGGGGTCGCTGGCTGCCATCGGGATCGATGCGCATCTGCATGACATCCGCTTTGTCGAGGATGATTGGGAAAGCCCGACCCTTGGCGCTTGGGGTCTGGGATGGGAGGTGTGGTGCGACGGTATGGAAGTCAGCCAGTTCACCTATTTCCAGCAGGTCGGCGGGCATGATTGCCGCCCGGTGTCGGGCGAGCTGACATACGGGTTGGAACGGCTGGCCATGTATGTGCTGGGCGTGGATCATGTGATGGACATGCCCTTTAACGATCCTGATGCGCCGATCCCGCTGACCTATGGTGATATCTTTCGCCAGACCGAACAGGAATATGCGCGCTGGAATTTCGACGTGGCCGATACCGACATGCTGTTGCAGCATTTCAAGGATGCAGAGGCCGAATGCCACCGCATTCTGGCGACGCCTGCGCATGATCCCAAGAAAGATATGCCGATCATCATGGCGCATCCCGCCTATGACCAATGCATCAAGGCCAGTCATCTGTTCAACCTGCTGGATGCGCGCGGCGTGATTTCCGTCACCGAACGGCAGGCCTATATCGGGCGGGTGCGCGCGCTGGCCAAGGCCTGTGCCGATGCCTTTGTGCAGACCGATGCCGCCGGGGCCAGTGCCTGA
- a CDS encoding DUF6446 family protein, with translation MARLLIVAMLILAAVVGGAMYYLQVYAYYEDVAATQGDITLTSAEGAPITLPFSDFTGIDAISSPLRYRACLTTDIDAATLATAIPMPFAEPRIAPRWFDCFDARQIGADLRDGRASAYLGIANLQYGIDRVIALYPDGRGYIWHEINACGEAVFNRYPAPDTCPPAPESLQ, from the coding sequence ATGGCGCGGCTGCTGATCGTGGCAATGCTGATATTGGCCGCCGTGGTGGGTGGGGCGATGTATTATTTGCAGGTCTATGCCTATTACGAGGATGTCGCCGCCACCCAAGGCGATATCACCCTGACCAGCGCCGAGGGCGCGCCGATCACCCTGCCATTTTCGGATTTCACCGGGATCGATGCGATTTCCAGCCCGCTGCGATACCGCGCCTGCCTGACCACCGATATCGACGCAGCCACGCTGGCCACAGCGATTCCGATGCCCTTTGCCGAACCGCGTATCGCGCCGCGCTGGTTTGATTGTTTCGACGCCCGCCAGATCGGGGCCGACCTGCGCGACGGGCGGGCCAGCGCCTATCTGGGCATTGCCAATCTGCAATATGGCATCGACCGGGTGATCGCCCTCTACCCCGACGGGCGCGGCTATATCTGGCACGAGATCAACGCCTGCGGCGAAGCCGTGTTCAACCGCTATCCCGCCCCCGACACCTGCCCCCCAGCCCCCGAAAGCCTGCAATAA